A stretch of the Bos indicus isolate NIAB-ARS_2022 breed Sahiwal x Tharparkar chromosome 13, NIAB-ARS_B.indTharparkar_mat_pri_1.0, whole genome shotgun sequence genome encodes the following:
- the PFDN4 gene encoding prefoldin subunit 4 isoform X2, with translation MAATMKKAAAEDVNVTFEDQQKINKFARNTSRITELKEEIEVKKKQLQNLEDACEDIMLADDDCLMIPYQIGDVFISHSQEETQEMLEEAKKNLQEEIDTLESRVESIQRVLADLKVQLYAKFGSNINLEADES, from the exons GCTGCAGAAGATGTCAATGTTACTTTTGAGGATcaacaaaagataaacaaatttgCACGGAATACAAGTAGAATCACAGAgctgaaggaagaaatagaagtaaaaaaG AAACAACTCCAGAATTTAGAAGATGCCTGTGAGGACATCATGCTTGCAGATGACGACTGCTTAATGATACCTTATCAGATTGGCGATGTTTTCATTAGTCATTCTCAAGAAGAAACACAAGAAATGTTAGAAGAAGCCAAG aaAAATTTGCAAGAAGAAATTGACACCTTAGAATCCAGAGTGGAATCAATTCAGCGGGTGTTAGCAGATTTGAAAGTTCAGTTATATGCAAAATTCGGGAGTAACATAAACCTTGAAGCTGATGAaagttaa
- the PFDN4 gene encoding prefoldin subunit 4 isoform X1 encodes MEKATVTEVNARVQCAGGCCSAAEDVNVTFEDQQKINKFARNTSRITELKEEIEVKKKQLQNLEDACEDIMLADDDCLMIPYQIGDVFISHSQEETQEMLEEAKKNLQEEIDTLESRVESIQRVLADLKVQLYAKFGSNINLEADES; translated from the exons ATGGAGAAAGCCACCGTTACAGAAGTGAACGCTCGGGTCCAGTGTGCTGGGGGCTGCTGTTCG GCTGCAGAAGATGTCAATGTTACTTTTGAGGATcaacaaaagataaacaaatttgCACGGAATACAAGTAGAATCACAGAgctgaaggaagaaatagaagtaaaaaaG AAACAACTCCAGAATTTAGAAGATGCCTGTGAGGACATCATGCTTGCAGATGACGACTGCTTAATGATACCTTATCAGATTGGCGATGTTTTCATTAGTCATTCTCAAGAAGAAACACAAGAAATGTTAGAAGAAGCCAAG aaAAATTTGCAAGAAGAAATTGACACCTTAGAATCCAGAGTGGAATCAATTCAGCGGGTGTTAGCAGATTTGAAAGTTCAGTTATATGCAAAATTCGGGAGTAACATAAACCTTGAAGCTGATGAaagttaa
- the PFDN4 gene encoding prefoldin subunit 4 isoform X3 — protein MAAEDVNVTFEDQQKINKFARNTSRITELKEEIEVKKKQLQNLEDACEDIMLADDDCLMIPYQIGDVFISHSQEETQEMLEEAKKNLQEEIDTLESRVESIQRVLADLKVQLYAKFGSNINLEADES, from the exons GCTGCAGAAGATGTCAATGTTACTTTTGAGGATcaacaaaagataaacaaatttgCACGGAATACAAGTAGAATCACAGAgctgaaggaagaaatagaagtaaaaaaG AAACAACTCCAGAATTTAGAAGATGCCTGTGAGGACATCATGCTTGCAGATGACGACTGCTTAATGATACCTTATCAGATTGGCGATGTTTTCATTAGTCATTCTCAAGAAGAAACACAAGAAATGTTAGAAGAAGCCAAG aaAAATTTGCAAGAAGAAATTGACACCTTAGAATCCAGAGTGGAATCAATTCAGCGGGTGTTAGCAGATTTGAAAGTTCAGTTATATGCAAAATTCGGGAGTAACATAAACCTTGAAGCTGATGAaagttaa